The following nucleotide sequence is from Flavobacterium sp. N1736.
CAATAAAATCGCTCATCATAGAATTTGTTCCTTCATCATTAATTTCTCCTGCATGATTAAGGATTTCTCTTTCAATTTTCAGTAAATCAGATAATGAATGAACAATTAACTGTACTGCTTTTTCATCATTTGAGATATTTTTACCAACAGCTAGTTTGTTGTTTTTAATATAATCTTCAAAAGTATGCAACGGCGTTCCGCCAATGGTTAAAACTCTTTCGGCAATCATATCAATTTTTAATTGTGAATCTGTGTATAATTCTTCAAATTTTACATGCAGATCAAAGAAACGTTTTCCTCTGATATTCCAGTGAATTCCTCTTAAATTTTGATAGTATACCTGAAAGTTTGATAATAATATGTTTAACTCCTTTACTAATAATTCTGACTCTTTTATAGGTAATCCTAAAATATTTGTTTTCATGTTTTTTTCGTTTTTACAGTAAGATACTACAAATTTAAAAGAACTTCTTCGAAAAAAGTATAAAAAAAAATTATATTTTCTTATTTTTGCATCAAAATTTACTATCAAAATGACGATCACCCAATTACAATATGTATTAGCTGTAGCCGAGCATAAAAACTTTACACTTGCTGCCGAAAAATGTTTCGTAACTCAACCAACATTAAGTATGCAGATTCAGAAAATTGAAGATGAATTGAATATTTTAATTTTCGACAGGACTAAAAAACCAATCCAGCTTACAGATATTGGTCAGAAGATTGTAAATCAGGCTAAGAATATTGTAAATGAAGCTGACAGAATTAAAGATATTGTAGAACAGCAAAAAGGTTTTATTGGCGGAGAATTTCGTTTAGGAATTATTCCGACTATTATGCCAACTTTATTACCAATGTTTTTAAATAATTTCATTAAAAAATATCCAAAAGTTAAGTTATTAATTGAGGAATTAAATACAGATGAAATTATTATAAAGTTAAAAAACGGTCATCTTGATGCTGCCATTGCCGCTACTCCGCTTGAAGATGAAAAAATAAAAGAGATTGTTTTGTATTTTGAACCGTTTGTAGCTTATATACCGGAACAACACGCTAATTTTCAAAAAGAAGAAATTGAAGTTGCTGATTTGAATATTAATGAGATTTTGCTATTGCAAGACGGACATTGTTTTAGAGACGGAATTTTAAATTTATGTAAAAACGGCACTGATATCGACCAAAATAATTTTCAGATTCAAAGCGGAAGTTTTGAAACTTTAATAAAATTAGCCGATGAAGGTTTGGGTACAACGTTACTTCCGTACTTGCACACACTTGATTTAAAAGAATCCGATAAACTGAAACTACGTAATTTTAAGGAACCAAAGCCGGCTCGTGAGGTAAGTTTAATTTACCCAAAGAGCGAATTAAAAATGCAAATCATCGACGCATTGCGATCTACAATTGCCGGAGTTGTAAAAGGAGCAATTGTTTTTCAAAATGTTCAAATCATTAGTCCACTGCATCAAAAGAAATAGAAATAAAAAAGGAGCCAAATTGGCTCCTTTTTTTATACTTTGATTAGTAGTAAACTTGGTTTTAATTCTGGTTTTTCAATAATGAAATTTAATAACCATTCTTGCAATTGTTCCATTTCGTATGGTAACAGTGTTTTGATAGCTTTTTCTAACTCTTTGCAGAAAAGTACCGGATCGAAACTAACTCTCTCAAGTATTGATTTCGTGTAATCAAACATCATTTTTGACATAATAAAATAAGATTATGGGGGGTTATCTATATTTCTAAACTCGCACCAAATTTAAACAAATATCACATATAAAGACATATTTTAACGATTTTTTTTAAAAATTTTATCAACGAATACGTTTTCTTAGTATATATAAATCAATATAGAATAATTCTAAATAACTCATTTAAATACCTTTAACAGCTCTAAACATCTCGCGTTTTCCCGGAGGTCCTGCTAATTTTTCGACGGTAAATCCAACCGAAATCATACTTCTTTTAACAACTCCGCGAGCTGCATAAGTTACCAAAACACCATTTGGTTTTAAACTATTGTACATTTTCTGAAAAATTTCGGTACTCCAAAGCTCCGGTTGCACACGATATCCAAAGGCGTCAAAGTAAATCAAATCAAAAATTTCTAAATCGTCGATTTCATCAAAAAATTGTTTCCTTTTAGTTAAGTTGAAATCAGCGCTAATTTCGGTTTTACTGTTCCATTCGCATTTATGCATTTCCTGAAAAATGTTATCGAATTTCAATGCATCAAGTTCTGCAACATAGTTCATTTCCAAAACTTCTTTTGCATCGACAGGATATGCTTCTACTCCTACATAATCTATATGTTGTTTTTTTTGAGTCGCTTCTAAAAAAGTAATGAAAGCATTTAAGCCGGTTCCAAAACCAATTTCAAGAATTGAAATGGGTTTATCCTCAAATAAGGAAAGCCCATTTTTTATAAATACATGTTTTGCTTCCTGAATCGCTCCGTGTTTTGAATGATAACATTCATCCCATTCTTTTAAATGGATTGTTGTTGAACCATCCAGCGTTTTAATTATTTCTCTTTCCACTTTTTTGATATTAACGGCAGGGTTTTATTTGGTTAAAGCCCGCATTGCTAGTCAAAATTACTTAAAACAAATGCGTAAAGCCTCAAAAATCGATTGTTTTTTCATAAAATCTTTATAAAACCAAGTGTTTTTTTTCTGTTTATTATAAGATAAATAAATCTCAATTAAATGCGGGAATTAATGCAGTTTTAGTAAGTAAATTATATATTTTTACTTAATTTTGCATTTCATAAAACCTATTTTACACCAAATCATCACTTTAGATTTATCATATTGAGATGAAAATTACATAAAAACTTACATTACTATGAGTACAACTCAAACAAACAAAATTGAAATCAGAAAAGCTGCTTCGTCAAAAATAAGCGCAGTAGACTTTGAAAATTTAAGCTTTGGTGCTGTTTTTACAGACCATTTATTCGAATGTGATTTTAAAAATGGGGAATGGCAAAATCCTGTCATTAAGCCTTATGCTCCTATTTTAATGGATCCTTCTTCAAAAGTCTTCCATTACGGACAAGCGATTTTTGAAGGTATGAAAGCTTATAAAGATGAGAACAATGATGTTTGGTTGTTTAGACCTGATGAAAACTACAAACGTTTCAACAATTCTGCAGTTCGTATGGCAATGCCGGAAGTTCCGGAAGCTATTTTTATGGATGGTTTAAATGAATTATTGAAAATTGATCAGGAATGGATTCAAAGAGGTAACGGAAGCAGTATGTATATTCGTCCTTTTATGATTGCGACCGGTCCCGGTGTTATTGCAAATCCATCTGATGAATATAAATTCATGATTTTACTTTCTCCTGCAAAATCATATTATGGTGGCGAAGTAAAAGTAATTATTGCTGAACATTACAGTAGGGCTGCAAATGGTGGAATTGGTGCTGCAAAAGCTGCCGGAAACTACGCTGCACAATTTTACCCAACAAATTTAGCAAACAAAGAAGGTTTTCAGCAAGTTATCTGGACAGATGATGCAACGCATACTAAACTGGAAGAAGCGGGTACAATGAACGTTTTCTTTAGAATTAATGATACGTTATTGACTGCGCCAACAAGCGAAAGAATTTTAGATGGTATTACCAGAAAAAGTTTGATTGCAATGGCAGAAAAAGAAGGCTTAAACGTTGAAGTTCGTTCGGTAATTGTTTCAGAATTAGTAGAAGCGGCTAAAAACGGATCTTTAAAAGAAATTTTTGGTGCAGGAACTGCTGCTGTAATTAGCGTTATTAAAGGATTCTCTTATCAGGATGTTTATTATGAAATGACTCCAATTGAAAATTCTTATGCTTCTTTATTAAAAGAAAAACTAACAAGTCTTCAAAACAAACTTTCTGAAGATACTTTTGGATGGACTGTAAAAGTGCAATAACTAAAAGATACTATACATTATATATAACAAACCCGACAGGTTTTAAAAACCTGTCGGGTTTTCTATTTTTATTCTATTGCAGTGCAAAATATTTAAACACATAGAAACATAGATTTAAATGTGTTTAAAAAGAATATAAAAAGAAACATGTTTCTCACACATAGCTATGTTTATTTAAATAAGTAAAACGCCTTTTTTCTTTGCGTACTTACAAGCTATGTTTCTATGTGTTAAAACAATTTATTTTATAATAGTTTCGAAAAATCAGGTTTAAAATAATTCGGACCTTTCATTACTTTTCCGTCTTCTCTGTAAATTGGCTGCCCGTCTTCGCCTAATTTACTCATATTACTACGCTGGATTTCATCAAAAATAGCTTCGATTTTATCCTGCAAACCGTGTTCAATAATAGTTCCGCATAAAATATACATCATATCACCAAGAGCATCTGCAATTTCAATTAAATCATTTTTTTGCACTGCATCAAGATATTCTTCGTTTTCCTCCTTCATTAAATTATAACGAAGATACTTTTTGGTTTCGCCCAAATCTGCAATTGGCGTTTCGCTATGTCCTATTTTAAAAGCAGTATGAAATTCTTTTACTGCATCTATTTGTTTCTTCATGATTTTATTTAGTTAAATGGAGTACCAAATTAGCAACTATTCATATACAATTCTCTAAATTTGTCAAAAATAATTTCAATTATGTTTAGTCAGGGACAATTAATATTCGCAGTCTGTTTTTTTATCGCATTTGTAATCGTTATGATTTTTGCTTACCGAAAAGATCTTGCGCTCCATAAAATCTTTTATAAAGGAAATTACAAAGTATTAATTGGTTTCTTACTTTTTATTGCCATTTTATTTTGCATCAAGATCTTTTTTAAAAGGTAATTCCGGAATTTATTTCTATATTTAAAAATGTAAAAACAGAAACTGATTTTTATACTTAAATTTCATTATTATCGTTCTGTTTAAATGTTTTTTCTGATCATAATATAACTCAACGAATCGTTTTATTTTTATGCAATTCGCAAGACTAGCAATAAAATTTATAACTTTACGAACCAAATAACCTGCACAATGAAGATTTTAAAATATCTGTTTCTATTATCGTTACTAACCTTAGTTGCCCTAACTGTATTTGTTGCTACCCAAAAAGGAATTTTTTCTGTCGAAAGAAGCAAAGTGATCAATTCACCCAAAGCTACAGTTTATAACTATGTAAATGATCTTAGAAATTACGAAGATTTTGAATCGTGGTCTCTTGAAGATCCTACAATAAGAATGTCTTTTCCAGACAAAACTACCGGAAACGGAGCTTCATATTCATGGGAAGGTGCTGAAGGTAAAGGAAATGCCGTTACAATTAAAACAAAAGACGGCGAAAGTATTGAGCAAAAAATGAAATTTGACGGTACCGAAGCTGACGTAAACTGGACGTTTAAAGACACTTTGGCAGGCAAAACTGTTGTAACCTGGAAAGCTAAAGGAACAATGAGTTTTTTATTTAAAGTCTACACGGCTTTAAACGGAGGTTCTGATAATGTTATTGGAACGATTTATGAAAAAAGTCTTGCCAACATTGATAAAAATCTGGATTTTGAAACTAAAACTTTTACTGTAAAAGTAAATGGTGTGGTTAAAAAAACAGAAACTCCTTATATCAAACAAACTTTTACAAGTGAAATTTCTAAGGTAAATAAAAATGCCCGCGTTGTAATCCCGAAACTTATCCATTTTAGCCAAACAAACGGATTACATACAAACGGAAAGCCTTTTATTATATATCATACTTATGATACTGCTACAGGATTGGCAAAAATCTCTATTTGTTTGCCTATAAATAAAGAGATCTCTATAAGTGCCGGAAGTGATATTTTGTCTGGAAAATTAAATAGTTTTGAAGCTGTAAAAACCACTTTAACTGGTGATTATTCACATACAAATGAAGCAATTGCCAAAACAAGAGCTTTTATAAATAACGAAAAAATTGTTCCAGAATTAGGCTGGTCGCATCTTGAAATCTTAACGATCAGTAAATTAGATGTAAAAAGTCCGTCAAAATTAATGACTGAAATTTATTTTCCAACAAAACCTAAAGTAATTCCGGTTACTGTTGAAAAAGTTCCGGTTTACAAACCACAAACTCAAACACCTGCACAACCGGCAACAACTACACCTACACCGGCAAAAGAAGAGGAACAATCAGAATTCTAAAAAAATACGAGGTTGCATTAAACCTTTTGTTTTAAATTCATTCTAACAAGATAAATGATAACGCTTGACAAACGAGAAGGAATTTATAGTACAATTATTAGATCCTAAAACGCAGAATACTGCGTTTCAAAAACTCCTGTCTGATTATCAAAAACCGCTATATTCTCATATTCGAAACATTGTTCTGAATCATGATGATGCCGATGATGTTTTGCAAAATACTTTTGTAAAGGTATTTCAGCATTTAAAAAATTTTAAGGGAGAAAGTAAACTTTTTTCCTGGATGTATCGCATTGCTACCAATGAGGCATTGACTTTTTTGAATCAAAAAGCAAGATTAAGCGGCATTACATCAGAAGCTTTACAGAACAAAACAATCGACAATTTAAAAGCCGATACTTATTTTGACGGAGATGAGATTCAGATTAAACTTCAAAAGGCTATTGTAACATTGCCGGAGAAGCAGCAATTGGTTTTTAAGATGAAATATTTTCAGGAATTAAAATATGAAGAAATCGCAGAAATCCTGGGAACTTCAGTTGGAGCCCTGAAAGCCTCTTATCATCATGCGGTAAAAAAAATTGAATTATATGTTACATCAAATTAAACCTTTTGTTATAAAATATATCTTATAAACATTATGAAAGCATTTAAATTAGAAGACGAGCCGAAAATAGCACCGGGATTTAAAACTCCGGAGCATTATTTTGATGACCTTTCGATAAGAGTTTTACAGCAAATTAATCAAACAGAAGTAAAAGTAATTCCGCTTTACAAACGTAAAAAAGTTTTAGGAATGCTTGCCGCAGCAGTTGTGTTTGTTGGATTAATGATTCCGATAGTAAACAATTATAATAATACATCAAAGGAACTTGACGAAGCTACTTTAGAAACTTATTTGTCGTATCAGTCAAATTTAAATCAATACGATTTAATTAAAGAATTGGACACAAAGGATATTGATAAACTTAACAAAAGTGTTGCGCTTGAACAGGAAACACTGGAAGATATTTTATCATCAAGTCCAAATATTGAAAATTTAATTTCAGAATAAAACAAAAACTTAAAAGATGAAAATCAAAAATATACTACCGATTCTGCTATTTTTAGTAAGTTTTTCTTTTTATGCACAAAGTGATAAATCAGACGAAAAACGCGAAAAAATTAAAGCTTATAAAGTTTCTTTTTTGACAACAGAACTTGAACTTACGTCTACAGAAGCCGAAAAATTCTGGCCTATATATAACGCCTTTGATGACAAACAATTTGAATTGCGTCATGAAAAAATGAAAACGTATTTAAAAAGATTAGATGGCGATAATATCAATTCCTTATCTGAAAAAGATGCCGCAACGCTTTTAGCACAAATAGAATGTACTGATAAAGAATTGTATCTTTTGCGCGAAAAATATATGACGAATCTTAAAAAAGTCCTTTCTGCAAAAAAAATACTAAAGCTTAAAAAATCTGAAGACGATTTTAACCGAAAACTGTTAAAGCAATATCGGGATAAAGCAGCTAAAAATTAAGATTACAAGAAACAACAGCGACAAGAACCCTATATAATAATACTTACTTTATTATTTAGGGTTCTTGTTATTTAAAACGAAGTCTGATCACTTTATTAAAACCTGCAGCAATAGCTGTATTTCTATTAACAAAACGAATTGTAAAAAGTGATGAATCAGTAGATAACTGCATCCAGTTTTCGCCGCCGTTTTGAGAGTATTGTATGCCTTCTGAGCCAACGCAAATAATTTCTTTACCATTTCCGCCCGGAACATATTGTATGCAAGACGCGTATCCAAAACCTAAATCCTGACCTATTAATGTCCAGGTTAACCCTCCGTCATTAGTAAAAGCTTTATTATTTACTTTTTTGTTTGGAAGTTCATAATCTCCTCCTGCAATAAATCCATGTTTAGCATCGTAGAAATCAGCTGTAAAAATACCCGTCATTGTTTTTCCCTGAACAATTGGTGTTTCAATTACTTTCCATGTTTTTGCCTTATCGCCTGAATAAAAAACACGTGCTTTTTTTCCACCCGAAACCAACCATGTATCATTTCCGTTAATTACAATATTGGTGTTACTTGCTGCAAAAGCTGCTTCTCCTTGTGAGTTTGTTGGTAATTTATCTGATAATAATTTTGTCCATGTTTCACCGCCATCGCGGGTAACAATTATAGAGAATGTATCTTCAGTTGGATCTCCAATTGCAATACCTTCTTTATCATTCCAAAATTGCATGCTGTCATAAAATACTTTCTGATTTATTTCTTTATAAACTAATTTTACTTTTTGTGTTTTTTTAGAAACCTGATAAAGCAAAGCAGGATTTGCTACGCTTAATAAATATATGTTTTGTGACGTTTGCGCAATACTTCTGAACTCTAATTTTAAAGTATCACGATAGATATGTTCTTCATATTTTTCACTTTTATCTAAATCATAGTACCCAAAACGTGAATTATCACCCCCGTACCAAACTTTATTTTTATCAATTAATATAGCTCTAATACTAATTTTATCCTTAAACAAAGTATCTATTTGTACTGAAGTAAAACCTCCAAACAAATTTTGTTTCTCGTTAGGGCTCAGCGTTTTAAAAGAAACTATCAAAACAAATACAGCGCTAAATAAAAATACTTTTTTCATATAAATTAGATTTTTTTTGTTGCTAAAATACAATTATTTATAACATATAAAAGAGGTTTACTTTTTTTTTCTGGCACAGTAATTGGATATCCAACAATATTAATCTTAATATGATTTTATCATGAAAGCGAAACTACTTTTAATAGCGTTAATAGCAATAGGTTTTGGATCTTGTAAAGCACAAAGCCAAACTACTGTTTATGCAAAAAATTCAGATATAAGCGATAACTTAGACCTTAGAGCAGTTGCATCGATGTTTGGTGACTCAGACAATCTTCAGGATTTTGAAAGAAGGTTGAATGATCCAAAATATCAAATATCAAATCTTGACTTAAACGGCGACGATGAAGTTGATTATTTACGTGTTATAGAATCTGTAGAAGACAGAACTCACGTTGTAATTATTCAGGCTGTTCTTGATCGCGATGTTTATCAGGATATAGCAACTATTGATATTGAAAGAGATAATTCTAATAAAGTTGTTGTTCAGGTTGTTGGTAACAGTTATTTATATGGAGATAATTATATTTATGAGCCCGTTTATAGTGTAGCTCCGGTAATTTATACTTCATTTTGGGTAACAAACTACAGACCTTACTATTCAACTTGGGGATGGAATTATTATCCAACGTATTATACCGCCTGGAATCCTTATCCAATTTACAGATACAGAAACAATGTTAACGTATATATTAACGTAAACAACCATTACAATTATGTAAATACACGTAGAAGTTACAGAGCTCCTGCAATTTACCAAACAAGACGTAGTTACGGTTACGAAACAATGCGTCCTAATAACAGTTTCTCTCAAAGACATTCTAATGTAAACAATCGTTATGAGTTAGATCAAAGACGTGTTGCGAGCAGAGAAGCAAACAGAAATTCAAATCCTAACAGATCAAATTCAGGAAGAGTTTCAGGTACTGAAAACAGAAATTATACTGAAAACAGAACAAATACAAACAGAAGTTATAATACTGAAAGAGCGACTCCAGGCAGAGATAATTCGGCTAAGCCAAATACTCCTGCAAGAGTTGAAAATAATACACAAAGAACAGAATCAAGAGGATATTCTGAAAACAGATCGAATACAAACAGAACTTCTACTGCACCACAACAACAAACGCAGCCAACAAGAAGCTATTCTGAAAACAGATCGAATACAAACAGAGCCACTTCTGCACCGCAACAGACACAACAACCAACAAGAAGTTATTCTGAAAGCAACAGATCAGGTTCTAATAATACATCAAGAGCACAAAGTTCTCAAAACACGCAACGTTCTGAAGCACCAAGAGCAAGTCAGGAATCAAGAAGCAGCCAGCCACAAAGGGAAAGCGGTTCTGGTTCACAATCAAG
It contains:
- the mnmD gene encoding tRNA (5-methylaminomethyl-2-thiouridine)(34)-methyltransferase MnmD yields the protein MEREIIKTLDGSTTIHLKEWDECYHSKHGAIQEAKHVFIKNGLSLFEDKPISILEIGFGTGLNAFITFLEATQKKQHIDYVGVEAYPVDAKEVLEMNYVAELDALKFDNIFQEMHKCEWNSKTEISADFNLTKRKQFFDEIDDLEIFDLIYFDAFGYRVQPELWSTEIFQKMYNSLKPNGVLVTYAARGVVKRSMISVGFTVEKLAGPPGKREMFRAVKGI
- a CDS encoding LysR substrate-binding domain-containing protein, with product MTITQLQYVLAVAEHKNFTLAAEKCFVTQPTLSMQIQKIEDELNILIFDRTKKPIQLTDIGQKIVNQAKNIVNEADRIKDIVEQQKGFIGGEFRLGIIPTIMPTLLPMFLNNFIKKYPKVKLLIEELNTDEIIIKLKNGHLDAAIAATPLEDEKIKEIVLYFEPFVAYIPEQHANFQKEEIEVADLNINEILLLQDGHCFRDGILNLCKNGTDIDQNNFQIQSGSFETLIKLADEGLGTTLLPYLHTLDLKESDKLKLRNFKEPKPAREVSLIYPKSELKMQIIDALRSTIAGVVKGAIVFQNVQIISPLHQKK
- a CDS encoding sensor of ECF-type sigma factor, with amino-acid sequence MKIKNILPILLFLVSFSFYAQSDKSDEKREKIKAYKVSFLTTELELTSTEAEKFWPIYNAFDDKQFELRHEKMKTYLKRLDGDNINSLSEKDAATLLAQIECTDKELYLLREKYMTNLKKVLSAKKILKLKKSEDDFNRKLLKQYRDKAAKN
- a CDS encoding SRPBCC family protein; the protein is MKILKYLFLLSLLTLVALTVFVATQKGIFSVERSKVINSPKATVYNYVNDLRNYEDFESWSLEDPTIRMSFPDKTTGNGASYSWEGAEGKGNAVTIKTKDGESIEQKMKFDGTEADVNWTFKDTLAGKTVVTWKAKGTMSFLFKVYTALNGGSDNVIGTIYEKSLANIDKNLDFETKTFTVKVNGVVKKTETPYIKQTFTSEISKVNKNARVVIPKLIHFSQTNGLHTNGKPFIIYHTYDTATGLAKISICLPINKEISISAGSDILSGKLNSFEAVKTTLTGDYSHTNEAIAKTRAFINNEKIVPELGWSHLEILTISKLDVKSPSKLMTEIYFPTKPKVIPVTVEKVPVYKPQTQTPAQPATTTPTPAKEEEQSEF
- a CDS encoding nucleoside triphosphate pyrophosphohydrolase family protein yields the protein MKKQIDAVKEFHTAFKIGHSETPIADLGETKKYLRYNLMKEENEEYLDAVQKNDLIEIADALGDMMYILCGTIIEHGLQDKIEAIFDEIQRSNMSKLGEDGQPIYREDGKVMKGPNYFKPDFSKLL
- a CDS encoding branched-chain amino acid aminotransferase, which codes for MSTTQTNKIEIRKAASSKISAVDFENLSFGAVFTDHLFECDFKNGEWQNPVIKPYAPILMDPSSKVFHYGQAIFEGMKAYKDENNDVWLFRPDENYKRFNNSAVRMAMPEVPEAIFMDGLNELLKIDQEWIQRGNGSSMYIRPFMIATGPGVIANPSDEYKFMILLSPAKSYYGGEVKVIIAEHYSRAANGGIGAAKAAGNYAAQFYPTNLANKEGFQQVIWTDDATHTKLEEAGTMNVFFRINDTLLTAPTSERILDGITRKSLIAMAEKEGLNVEVRSVIVSELVEAAKNGSLKEIFGAGTAAVISVIKGFSYQDVYYEMTPIENSYASLLKEKLTSLQNKLSEDTFGWTVKVQ
- a CDS encoding RNA polymerase sigma factor translates to MTNEKEFIVQLLDPKTQNTAFQKLLSDYQKPLYSHIRNIVLNHDDADDVLQNTFVKVFQHLKNFKGESKLFSWMYRIATNEALTFLNQKARLSGITSEALQNKTIDNLKADTYFDGDEIQIKLQKAIVTLPEKQQLVFKMKYFQELKYEEIAEILGTSVGALKASYHHAVKKIELYVTSN
- a CDS encoding Dps family protein, translated to MKTNILGLPIKESELLVKELNILLSNFQVYYQNLRGIHWNIRGKRFFDLHVKFEELYTDSQLKIDMIAERVLTIGGTPLHTFEDYIKNNKLAVGKNISNDEKAVQLIVHSLSDLLKIEREILNHAGEINDEGTNSMMSDFIAEQEKTIWMMNAWLEEEL
- a CDS encoding WD40/YVTN/BNR-like repeat-containing protein, translating into MKKVFLFSAVFVLIVSFKTLSPNEKQNLFGGFTSVQIDTLFKDKISIRAILIDKNKVWYGGDNSRFGYYDLDKSEKYEEHIYRDTLKLEFRSIAQTSQNIYLLSVANPALLYQVSKKTQKVKLVYKEINQKVFYDSMQFWNDKEGIAIGDPTEDTFSIIVTRDGGETWTKLLSDKLPTNSQGEAAFAASNTNIVINGNDTWLVSGGKKARVFYSGDKAKTWKVIETPIVQGKTMTGIFTADFYDAKHGFIAGGDYELPNKKVNNKAFTNDGGLTWTLIGQDLGFGYASCIQYVPGGNGKEIICVGSEGIQYSQNGGENWMQLSTDSSLFTIRFVNRNTAIAAGFNKVIRLRFK